A segment of the Xylanibacillus composti genome:
AATTGTTACCTTCCATCAGTCGTTCCATGGCCGCACGCTAGCCACCTTGACCGCAACCGGCCAGGATAAAGTGAAGGAAGGGTTCGCGCCTCTTCCTGAAGGATTTGTCTATGCGAACTTTAACGATATGGAATCCGTGAAGAAAGCGATCCATAACCGTACGGCGGCAGTCATGCTGGAAACCGTTCAAGCAGAGGGCGGTGTGCATGTGGCAGACCAGGCCTTCCTGAAGGAGTTGGCTGCCCTGTGCCGGGAGCAAGGGATTCTGCTCATTCTTGATGAGGTGCAGACCGGTATGGGACGGACCGGCAAGCTGTTCTCCTATGAGCATTTCGGCATTGAGCCGGACATCTTCACCCTGGCGAAGGGACTGGGCAACGGTTATCCGATTGGGGCGGTACTCGCCAAGGAGAAGCTGGCCGAGGCCTTCTCTCCGGGCAGCCATGGCTCTACCTTCGGCGGCAACCCAATGGCATCGGCCGTAGCACGGGCAGTGCTGCGCACGATGCAAGAGGAAAAGCTGCCGGAGCGCGCGCATAAGCTGGGTGCCAATATGGTGCGCCGCCTGCAGGAAGCCCTGCAGGATAACCCGTTCGTTCGGGAAGTGAGGGGCCTTGGTCTGCTGATTGGCATCGCCTGTACAGAACCGGTGGCTGATCTCGTCGCGCAAGCTCGCGAACAAGGGCTGCTCGTCGTGACTGCAGGCCCGAATGTTATCCGTCTTCTCCCGAATTTGCTCCTAACGGAAGAAGAAATGGAGCGCGGGCTGGACGTGCTGACTTCGCTATTGGCCAAACAGACGGTAGGAGAGGGGATTTGAGATGAATCATACGGTAAAAGAAGAGCTGGCAACGGGCTTGAAGGGCCGCGATTTTCTGGCGCTGGTTGATTATACGCCGGATGAAGTGCGCTACTTGCTGGACCTGGGCATCGAGCTGAAGCGCAAGCAGAAAGCAGGGGAGCTCTATCAGCCGCTTAAGGGCAAGACGCTTGGCATGATCTTTGAGAAAAATTCCACTCGTACCCGCGTTTCTTTTGAAGTGGGCATGTACCAGCTGGGCGGCCATGCGCTGTTCCTGAGCCGCAACGACCTGCAGCTGGGACGGGGCGAAACCGTGTGGGATACGGGACAGGTCATGTCCCGTTATCTGGACGGCATCATGATTCGAACCTTCGCCCACAAAAACGTGGTTGAATTGGCGCGCGGGGCGACGGTTCCGGTGATTAACGGATTGACGGATCTGTCTCATCCGTGCCAGGCCATGGCCGACTACCAGACCATTCTGGAGGTTAAGGGAAGTCTGGAGGGTGTAAAACTCGCTTACGTTGGGGACGGCAACAACATGGTGCATTCGCTCATGATGGGGGCGGCCAAGCTTGGCTTGCACATTGCGGTCGCGACGCCGGAAGGCTACGAGCCGGATAGCGAAGTGCTGGAGATGTCTCAGGAGAATGCGGAACAGACTGGAGCGAAGATTGAAGTGCTTCGCGATCCGAAAGAAGCTGTAAACGGAGCGGACTTTATTTATACAGATGTATGGGCCAGCATGGGCATGGAGGCGGAGCAGGAGCAGCGGCTCCAGGTGTTCAAGAACTATCAGGTGAACGAAGAGCTGGTGAAATACGCAAAGCCGGATTACCGGTTCCTGCATTGTCTGCCGGCGCATCGCGGGGAAGAGGTGTCCCAGGAAATTATGGACGGCAGCCATTCGATCGTATTCGATCAGGCTGAGAACCGGCTGCATGCGCAGAAGGCGATCATGGCAGCAATTA
Coding sequences within it:
- a CDS encoding acetylornithine transaminase — translated: MQDKKAALFPTYARFPLTLVKGEGSKLWDDQGNEYLDFFSGLAVTNLGHAHPAVKAAVLEQADILWHVSNLYHIPGQEKLAEELTAASCADRAFFCNSGAEANEAAIKLARRYHQLVRREQRYEIVTFHQSFHGRTLATLTATGQDKVKEGFAPLPEGFVYANFNDMESVKKAIHNRTAAVMLETVQAEGGVHVADQAFLKELAALCREQGILLILDEVQTGMGRTGKLFSYEHFGIEPDIFTLAKGLGNGYPIGAVLAKEKLAEAFSPGSHGSTFGGNPMASAVARAVLRTMQEEKLPERAHKLGANMVRRLQEALQDNPFVREVRGLGLLIGIACTEPVADLVAQAREQGLLVVTAGPNVIRLLPNLLLTEEEMERGLDVLTSLLAKQTVGEGI
- the argF gene encoding ornithine carbamoyltransferase, producing MNHTVKEELATGLKGRDFLALVDYTPDEVRYLLDLGIELKRKQKAGELYQPLKGKTLGMIFEKNSTRTRVSFEVGMYQLGGHALFLSRNDLQLGRGETVWDTGQVMSRYLDGIMIRTFAHKNVVELARGATVPVINGLTDLSHPCQAMADYQTILEVKGSLEGVKLAYVGDGNNMVHSLMMGAAKLGLHIAVATPEGYEPDSEVLEMSQENAEQTGAKIEVLRDPKEAVNGADFIYTDVWASMGMEAEQEQRLQVFKNYQVNEELVKYAKPDYRFLHCLPAHRGEEVSQEIMDGSHSIVFDQAENRLHAQKAIMAAIM